A stretch of the Bradyrhizobium arachidis genome encodes the following:
- a CDS encoding NnrS family protein, whose protein sequence is MASRPRTYQGWPLLAHSFRPFFLLAAIQAALSILVWLPAFYGEISLTSAFAPRDWHVHEMLYGFLPAVITGFLFTAIPNWTGRLPIQGTPLAGLVIVWLAGRIAVTLSAETGWLFALIVDAAFLALVVAAAAREIVAGKNWRNLPVVLMVTVLLAGNVAFHLEAHRAGSADYSIRLGISVVVLLLSLIGGRIIPSFTRNWLVKQNPGRLPVPFGRFDGIVIALSALTLLAWVISPLSVATGVAMALAGLFHLVRLARWAGDRTARERLLLILHIGYVFVPLGFLLHALAAFGVLPPSAGIHAWMAGAAGIMTLAVMTRASLGHTGQALTASPATHAIYAAIIVAALTRVCAAVAPWHGDALLHVAAFAWVVAYLGFAIAFGPLLLGLRFRALATVRPAAVAR, encoded by the coding sequence ATGGCCAGCCGTCCCCGCACCTATCAAGGCTGGCCGCTGCTGGCCCACAGTTTTAGGCCATTCTTCCTGCTGGCGGCGATCCAGGCTGCCCTTTCGATCCTGGTCTGGCTGCCGGCCTTCTATGGCGAGATATCGCTGACCTCGGCGTTTGCGCCGCGCGACTGGCACGTCCACGAGATGCTCTACGGCTTCCTGCCGGCGGTCATCACCGGGTTCCTGTTCACGGCGATCCCGAACTGGACCGGCCGGCTGCCGATCCAGGGCACGCCGTTGGCGGGGCTGGTGATCGTCTGGCTTGCGGGGCGCATCGCGGTGACGCTGTCTGCCGAGACCGGCTGGCTGTTTGCGCTGATCGTCGACGCGGCATTCCTTGCGCTGGTCGTCGCGGCCGCGGCGCGCGAGATCGTGGCGGGCAAGAACTGGCGCAATCTGCCTGTCGTGCTGATGGTCACGGTGCTGCTGGCCGGTAACGTCGCCTTCCATCTCGAAGCGCATCGTGCAGGCAGCGCCGATTACAGCATCCGCCTCGGCATATCAGTGGTCGTGCTGCTGCTGTCGCTGATCGGCGGCCGCATCATCCCGAGCTTCACCCGCAACTGGCTGGTGAAGCAGAATCCCGGCCGCCTGCCGGTGCCGTTCGGCCGCTTCGACGGCATCGTCATCGCCTTGAGCGCGCTGACGCTGCTAGCCTGGGTCATAAGCCCGCTGAGCGTGGCCACCGGCGTCGCGATGGCGCTCGCGGGCCTCTTCCATCTCGTGCGTCTCGCGCGCTGGGCCGGCGATCGCACGGCACGCGAGCGGCTGCTGCTGATCCTGCATATCGGCTATGTCTTCGTGCCCCTCGGCTTCCTGCTGCATGCGCTGGCCGCCTTCGGCGTGCTGCCGCCGAGCGCGGGAATCCATGCCTGGATGGCGGGCGCCGCCGGCATCATGACGCTCGCGGTGATGACGCGTGCGAGCCTCGGCCATACCGGGCAGGCGCTGACGGCCTCGCCCGCGACGCATGCGATCTATGCCGCGATCATTGTTGCGGCGCTGACGCGGGTCTGTGCGGCGGTCGCGCCCTGGCATGGCGACGCGCTGCTGCATGTCGCAGCCTTTGCCTGGGTCGTGGCCTATCTCGGCTTCGCGATCGCCTTCGGCCCGCTGCTGCTCGGCCTGCGGTTCCGCGCGCTCGCAACGGTTCGTCCCGCAGCCGTCGCACGCTAA
- a CDS encoding Crp/Fnr family transcriptional regulator, which yields MAKVDTSLVAHLPLFAGFKPEELDEILREARSARFPKNSHVFEQGEDAHSFFLLLHGHVRAAKTTPTGEQIVVRYVATGETFGLAMAIGLTQYPATATAVDDSVVLAWPTGTWPRLVQKFPALATNTLQTVGTRLQETHTRVLEMSTQQVEQRVAHALLRLAKQSGKKLDHGIEIDFPISRQDIAQMTGTTLHTVSRILSGWEQLGLIEGGRQRIILREPHKIFVLAEQSAGGGPG from the coding sequence ATGGCCAAGGTCGACACGTCGCTGGTTGCGCATTTGCCGCTGTTCGCGGGGTTCAAGCCGGAGGAACTCGACGAGATCCTGCGCGAGGCCCGCTCGGCGCGCTTTCCGAAGAACAGCCATGTCTTCGAGCAGGGCGAGGACGCGCATTCCTTCTTCCTGCTGCTGCACGGCCATGTCCGCGCCGCCAAGACCACGCCGACCGGCGAACAGATCGTGGTGCGCTATGTCGCGACGGGCGAGACCTTTGGGCTCGCGATGGCGATCGGGCTGACGCAATACCCGGCCACCGCGACCGCGGTCGACGACAGCGTCGTGCTGGCCTGGCCGACCGGTACCTGGCCGCGGCTGGTGCAGAAATTCCCGGCGCTCGCCACCAACACGTTGCAGACCGTCGGCACACGCCTCCAGGAAACCCACACCCGCGTGCTCGAGATGTCGACCCAGCAGGTCGAGCAGCGCGTCGCGCATGCGCTGCTGCGGCTCGCAAAGCAGTCCGGTAAGAAGCTCGACCACGGCATCGAGATCGACTTCCCGATCAGCCGCCAGGACATCGCGCAGATGACCGGCACCACGCTGCACACCGTGAGCCGCATCTTGAGCGGCTGGGAGCAGCTCGGTCTGATCGAAGGCGGCCGCCAGCGCATCATTTTGCGCGAGCCGCACAAGATCTTTGTGCTGGCAGAGCAGAGCGCGGGCGGCGGGCCGGGGTAA